TATTAGCTATGAATATATCATTTTTTCAGCATCATACTCCGCCTGAAATCGCCCTTGCTCTTGCCGCTAATGTGCGTGCGCGCAGGAAGGAGAGGAAGCTCACGCAGAGCGGGCTGGCAAAGTTGTCGGGGGTAAGTTTGGGCTCCATCAAAAGATTTGAAAGCAGCGGGGAGATTTCTCTGAAATCTCTGCTGAATATTGCCGTGGTGCTTGACTGTGAAGAGGATTTTTTTCTCTTTTTACAAAAAAGCATTATGCCTCTATAGAGGATGTCATAAATGAAAAAAGTTAGGGCGTTGTCTGTCGGCTATAACGGCCGTCCTGTCGGGAGGCTTGCGCTGACTCCCGATGGCTTTTCCGCCTTTGAGTATAACAGAGACTGGCTGGCAGCCGGTTTTTCGATCAGCCCTTTCAGCCTACCGTTAAAAGGTGGCGTTTTCGTACAAAAGAGGCGTGAACCATTCGAGGGCGGCTTTGGTATTTTCGCCGACAGTCTGCCGGATGGCTGGGGACATTTGCTCTTAGATCGTATAATGCTGAAAAATTATCTTGATCCATACGGTATAGATATTTTGCAGCGCCTTGCCATAACGTTAAACCTCCTGTTTTGTCTGTATATTGTACATTACCGACTATGAGGAGTTTTACACATTTTTTTACGCACTACCCAAAAGAAAGCACAAATAGAGATGGAAACCAATATAGTTATCATACCAACGCCGCTATATTGCCTTGACCAGTTGCTTAATTCAATGCAAACACAGCTATCGTTACGAAATATACAGTTCAAGCCGCTTTTTACATGTGTGAACTGTCCGCAGGCCCTTTTCTCAATCGATAAGGGCCTGTGGACAAAAGCTGAACCAAACTAAGGTTTTAGGATATGCGGGCGGCTGTAATAAGGCCGCTTCCGCAGAGGATGTGTTTATATACCGTCACATATCCCCATGCGCGGCGACAAAATCTGCATATAGCTGTGCCGGGCTTTCGTACCAATACTTTGTGCTTTCTTTTTCAAGCATCGCATATGTGCCGGAATTATAAAACTCTACAACGGCGCGGTTCAGCGGCATATTTTTATCTTTGTTCAAACGTCTTGCGATCGCCGCGACTTTGTAGGGGATAAATATATGGACGTTCTCCTGTGTTATTTTAGGAATCCTTTTCATCTGATACGACCTCCTTTTCTCCCAGAAAACGCAGTTGTTTCACCGCCCTGTCAGTATGAAAGGATATCTGATCGGCCAGGGCATATGTCCGCAGACGGCGTATCACTGTATCAAAGTCTATAAATCCTCCTTCAAACGCATTGAGGCATGTGTAGACTCTGTCATTAGCCACAGCGCCCTGTACGATGTCGTAAGGGTGCGCGAAGCCGACGTCTTTTCTGTTATGCATGATAAAAGTCAACCAAGCGCGGCTTGGGCCTCTGAATTTCCGTATTTGCATGATCTTGGATTTAAAGATGCTTTCATCCAATTCATAGGAGGATATGTATCCCCGTGGAACACCGTCACGTCTGCATTTGATTTTCGACCATTTCGCCGCTTGCGCAAAACTGGTGGTGGTATAAAAACCACCGCCAAAATCAAGCTGCTGTCTGCTCAATGATAAATCGGGTTCAGGTACTGGAATTAATCCGCCATGGTAGAGTATCATCTTACAGCTCCGCGTTTTTTGAGATATAGTTCTATTTCGTCTATGACATATTCAAGCGACTGTGTATGGAGCACATCATAGCCGTCGATCAGATAGTCCAGCACACCCTCTTTTTCAAACATGTTTGCGGCGTCGGCGCCTTTCATCGCATGTCTGACTTTATACGCTTCAATGCAGGATGAAACAAATTCCGCTTTTTTTTCAAGCCTGTCCACGCCGCCCGCCTCCTCATAATGTGTATTGATTTCATAAAAATTATATCCTATTTTCAATAGATTCTCCCGCTGTTTTACACATATCCGTCATGGCTGTATATTTCGCCGCAAGAGCGGTAAGTGGGTCAGAGTTAGATTTTCTGTCTTTAGACAAATTTGGACAAATGATCGCAGATTCGGCGTCCGGGAAATTGTCAACTACGCAGATTCTCGTTTACTATCCGTCCGTTACAATTCTATTTTATAAAACTGCGAGTACTCGCAAAAATATTCAATAGGAATTGTAAAAGCGATCCATGTTGATGTGTACGTGACTGGAAGCAACGCGCGGTTTCTGTCCAAAGGTGTACTTACAGTAAGCAAGTGGGTGAAAAGGGAAAGGCCTTCACGCATCAGGTCCCTGTTTACAGCTCAAAACAGTCTTCATTGAGCAGAAAATCGTATAACCCAAGGTGTATAATCCCTATCTCGTCAACCCATGGCTTCATCGATGTTTTAGTTATGACAAATTTTTTGAAAAAATCATTTACTGTCAGAAGTGGGCGAAGCTCCTGCCTCGCCTTCATGTCGTCGGATATATTAAGCGCAGACTGAATGTAATATTTCTTAGCCCCTTTATTTACGACAAAGTCGATTTCATATGACTTCTGACGCCGCTTTCCGGCTTCATCCGTTTCCTCGATTCTGACAACGCCAACATCTACAGAGAAGCCTCTTGTGAGAAGCTCATTGTATACAATATTCTCCATAATATGCGTTTCTTCCTGCTGGCGCAGGTTGAGTCTGACGTTCCTTAAACCTATATCCACGCAATAATATTTGGACGGATATTCAAAATATTTTTTGCCCTTGACATCGTATTTCCTTGAACGTTTGAATAAAAACGAATCGGTCAGATATTCCAGGTAAGCTGTGATAGTTTCACTACTTACCTTCACGCCCTTTACACTTTTCAGCGTATTCACAATTTTACTGGCATTCGTCAGCGACCCTACAGACGAACACAGGGCATCGGTTAGCTCGCCGAGCACGTCGATCAATTCTATTTGATATCGTTCGACAATGTCCTTGAAATAGACCTCATCGAACAGATTTGATAGGTATTTGAATTTTTCCTCGCCATTTTTTTGCCTACCCAGCGCAATGGAAATAATATGGTCGTCCGGTACACCAGTGGATTTCAGGTGGTCACAGAAAATTTTGAAAAGCAAAAAACTCTTTCCACACTGCCTGACACCCTTAATGATTTTTATCTGACCGTTTCCCTGCCTGCTTATTAATTGGTTCAGGTATCTATCTCTCTTAATATACATTCACCATTCTCCATCCGAAACTTAGTCGTAAATACGACCTAATATCGAATTACGTTATAACATAACAGGTGGCAGGTTGGACAGCAATTTATCTTTTATCGTTATTGAGGCATCTTCACAGAATATTACGACGAGGCGCCAGCGCCGCTGTTTTTCTATCGGCCATGTTTCCTGACAGCATTGGTAAACTTGCCGATATGTCCGTCTGCTATTTAGCGCCCGGTCTAACGCCGCATGATCTGCCATTGGCGGTGTTGGAGTAGCTGATGGAGTGAATTTTTAGTTGTAGACAATGCTTCCCAGCCATAACAAGACAACGAATAATGCCGCATAGAAGATGCATGGGACAGGCTATCTCGTTCACCATAAGAAAATTATGGAGCCTGAACGCATTATACCGCGTTCAGGCTCCATGTTGTTATGACGTGTAATCCGCTGTTTCGCTTACAGGAACGAGCAGGTCGACGAGGCCGCGCCGTATTTGATGCCGCTGATCTCGTCTAGCTTCTGGACGTTGTGCACCGCGTTGATGTAGCGCAGCGTGCCGCTCTTCGCGCGCATAACGAGCGACGACGTCTCGATGCCGTCGCCTGAGTAGCGCACGCCTTTGAGCCAGTCTCCGTCTGTGACGCCCGTCGCCGCGAAGAAGACGTTTTCGCAGCTTACGAGGTCGTTGAGGTGGAGGACTTTATTGACGTCCATACCCTTTTCTTTGCACTTCTCGCGCTCTTCGTCGTTGCGCGGCCAAAGTTTGCACTGCATGTTGCCGCCGACGCATTTGAAGGCGCAGGCGGTGATGACCGCCTCCGGCGAACCGCCGACTCCCATGAGGAGGTCGATGCCGGCATTGGGCTTGCAGGTCGAGAGGGCGCCAGCGACATCGCCGTCTGGGATGAGGCGGATACGCGCGTGGAGCGAACGTATCTCTTTGATAAGTTCCTCGTGGCGCGGCCTGTCAAGGACGACGACCGTGACGTCTTCCACCGATTTTCTCAGCGCGCGCGCGACGGCTCTGATGTTGTCGGTCGGCGTGGCGTCGATGTTGATCGCGT
The window above is part of the Cloacibacillus evryensis DSM 19522 genome. Proteins encoded here:
- a CDS encoding DUF3791 domain-containing protein, with the protein product MDRLEKKAEFVSSCIEAYKVRHAMKGADAANMFEKEGVLDYLIDGYDVLHTQSLEYVIDEIELYLKKRGAVR
- a CDS encoding HipA N-terminal domain-containing protein, coding for MKKVRALSVGYNGRPVGRLALTPDGFSAFEYNRDWLAAGFSISPFSLPLKGGVFVQKRREPFEGGFGIFADSLPDGWGHLLLDRIMLKNYLDPYGIDILQRLAITLNLLFCLYIVHYRL
- a CDS encoding DUF3990 domain-containing protein: MILYHGGLIPVPEPDLSLSRQQLDFGGGFYTTTSFAQAAKWSKIKCRRDGVPRGYISSYELDESIFKSKIMQIRKFRGPSRAWLTFIMHNRKDVGFAHPYDIVQGAVANDRVYTCLNAFEGGFIDFDTVIRRLRTYALADQISFHTDRAVKQLRFLGEKEVVSDEKDS
- a CDS encoding DUF4143 domain-containing protein, which produces MYIKRDRYLNQLISRQGNGQIKIIKGVRQCGKSFLLFKIFCDHLKSTGVPDDHIISIALGRQKNGEEKFKYLSNLFDEVYFKDIVERYQIELIDVLGELTDALCSSVGSLTNASKIVNTLKSVKGVKVSSETITAYLEYLTDSFLFKRSRKYDVKGKKYFEYPSKYYCVDIGLRNVRLNLRQQEETHIMENIVYNELLTRGFSVDVGVVRIEETDEAGKRRQKSYEIDFVVNKGAKKYYIQSALNISDDMKARQELRPLLTVNDFFKKFVITKTSMKPWVDEIGIIHLGLYDFLLNEDCFEL
- the glpX gene encoding class II fructose-bisphosphatase; amino-acid sequence: MSAPDRNLALEMVRATEAAAMAAGRWMGRGDKNGVDGAAVNAMRFILNTVNMDGVVVIGEGEKDEAPMLFNGEKLGCGTEPQVDIAVDPIDGTRLTALGLPNAVSVVAFAERNTLFDPQHIFYMNKIATGPYAAHAINIDATPTDNIRAVARALRKSVEDVTVVVLDRPRHEELIKEIRSLHARIRLIPDGDVAGALSTCKPNAGIDLLMGVGGSPEAVITACAFKCVGGNMQCKLWPRNDEEREKCKEKGMDVNKVLHLNDLVSCENVFFAATGVTDGDWLKGVRYSGDGIETSSLVMRAKSGTLRYINAVHNVQKLDEISGIKYGAASSTCSFL
- a CDS encoding helix-turn-helix domain-containing protein, which codes for MNISFFQHHTPPEIALALAANVRARRKERKLTQSGLAKLSGVSLGSIKRFESSGEISLKSLLNIAVVLDCEEDFFLFLQKSIMPL